In Gymnogyps californianus isolate 813 chromosome 1, ASM1813914v2, whole genome shotgun sequence, the following are encoded in one genomic region:
- the JAM2 gene encoding junctional adhesion molecule B gives MASRSLRLLLLGYLGVLSYRKVSGISIETDNKNVKAEEFKEAILSCKHKFSKGMSLRIEWKKIQSQGVSFVYYNGEFTGDLRGRAEMLNTGIRIRNVTRKDSGTYRCEISAKSEEGQHLGEATITLTVLVAPTTPICEVPSSAMTGTVVELSCKETEGSPPSEYQWYKNGVALLEKTGTGSARAANITYTMNKKSGTLLFNTVTKNDTGEYFCEASNGIGLSQKCSLKRMQVDDLNVSGIIAAVVFVALVMALCGLGVFYAQKKGYFTKESSSQKTNYQSTSEKDFKHTKSFVI, from the exons ATCGTAAAGTGTCTGGAATTTCCATTGAAACGGATAACAAAAACGTAAAAGCAGAGGAGTTTAAGG AGGCTATTCTTAGTTGCAAGCacaaattttcaaaagggaTGAGCTTAAGAATAGAATGGAAGAAAATCCAGTCTCAAGGAGTCTCATTTGTCTACTACAATGGTGAATTTACAG GTGATCTTCGAGGCCGAGCAGAGATGCTGAATACAGGAATCCGTATTAGAAATGTGACTAGAAAGGATTCTGGGACCTACCGCTGTGAAATCAGTGCAAAGAGTGAAGAGGGGCAACACCTGGGAGAGGCTACTATTACTCTCACAGTATTGG TTGCTCCAACTACTCCGATATGTGAGGTACCCAGCTCCGCAATGACGGGAACAGTAGTGGAACTGAGCTGTAAGGAGACTGAGGGGTCTCCTCCATCTGAGTACCAGTGGTACAAGAACGGTGTTGCCTTACTGGAAAAGACAGGAACAGGCAGTGCTAGAGCAGCAAACATAACTTACACCATGAATAAAAAGTCTGGCACTCTG CTGTTTAACACAGTTACAAAGAATGACACTGGAGAGTATTTCTGTGAAGCCTCCAATGGGATTGGATTATCTCAGAAATGCTCACTGAAGCGAATGCAAGTTG ATGACCTTAATGTAAGTGGTATCATCGCTGCTGTAGTATTTGTGGCTCTGGTAATGGCACTGTGTGGCCTTGGAGTATTTTATGCGCAAAAAAAGGGCTACTTTACaa aggaaagctcTTCCCA AAAGACCAACTATCAATCTACAAGTGAAAAG GATTTCAAGCATACCAAGTCCTTTGTTATTTAG